A part of Strix aluco isolate bStrAlu1 chromosome 21, bStrAlu1.hap1, whole genome shotgun sequence genomic DNA contains:
- the NOTUM gene encoding palmitoleoyl-protein carboxylesterase NOTUM, with protein sequence MGTAAVHLLLLLGLLHAGPGGEGRKGWRRRGPAARGEAAAAESFPLDFTAVEGNMDSFMAQVKSLAQSLYPCSAQALPHDLRLHLLHNASVTCNDGSPAGYYLKESKGSRRWLLFLEGGWYCFNRENCHTRYDTMRRLMSSSEWPATRVGTGILSSQPEENPHWWNANMVFIPYCSSDVWSGASSKSEKNEYAFMGALIIQEVIKELVGKGLSTAKVLLLAGSSAGGTGVLLNVDRVAEQLEEMGYQGIQVRGLADSGWFLDNKQYRRTDCIDTITCAPTEAIRRGIRYWNGIVPERCKLQFKEGEEWNCFFGYKIYPTLRCPVFVVQWLFDEAQLTVDNVHLTGQPVQEGQWLYIQNLGRELRNTLKDVTASFAPACLSHEIITRNHWTDIQVKGTSLPRALHCWDRSLHESNRNGKAPLKGCPIHLIDSCPWPHCNPSCPTIRDQFTGQEMNVIQFLMHMGFDVQKMAQQQGLEPSKLLGMLSSGN encoded by the exons atGGGCACGGCGGCCGtgcacctcctgctgctgctggggctgctgcacgCCGGCCCCGGCGGCGAGGGCAGGaagggctggcggcggcggggcccggcggcccgcggcgaggcggcggcggccgagagCTTCCCGCTGGACTTCACGGCCGTGGAGGGCAACATGGACAGCTTCATGGCGCAGGTCAAGAGCCTGGCGCAGTCGCTCTACCCCTGCTCGGCCCAGGCGCTGCCGCACGACCTGCGCCTGCACCTCCTGCACAACGCCTCGGTCACCTGCAACGACGGCAGCCCGGCCGG CTACTACCTCAAGGAGTCCAAGGGCAGCCGGCGCTGGCTGCTCTTCCTGGAAG GAGGGTGGTACTGCTTCAACAGGGAGAACTGCCACACCCGCTACGACACCATGAGGAGGCTCATGAGCTCCAGCGAGTGGCCTGCGACCCGCGTGG GAACTGGGATCCTGTCATCACAGCCAGAAGAAAATCCCCACTGGTGGAATGCAAACATGGT ATTCATCCCTTATTGCTCAAGTGATGTTTGGAGCGGTGCCTCTTCCAAGTCTGAGAAAA ATGAATATGCCTTCATGGGAGCACTGATCATTCAGGAGGTTATAAAGGAGCTGGTGGGAAAAGGTCTTAGCACTGCAAAAGTCCTGCTGCTAGCAGGGAGCAG TGCTGGAGGGACAGGAGTGCTCCTGAATGTGGACCGGGTGGCggagcagctggaggagatggGCTATCAAGGGATTCAGGTTCGGGGCTTGGCAGACTCCGGGTGGTTCCTGGATAATAAACAGTATCGCAGAACTGACTGTATCGATACCATAACGTGTGCTCCGACGGAAGCCATCAGAAGAGGAATAAG GTATTGGAACGGTATTGTTCCTGAACGCTGTAAGCTGCAGTTTAAAGAGGGAGAGGAATGGAATTGCTTTTTTGGATATAAGATTTACCCCACTCTTCGAT GTCCAGTCTTTGTTGTCCAGTGGCTCTTTGATGAGGCCCAGCTTACTGTAGACAACGTACACCTCACTGGACAGCCTGTTCAGGAAGGGCAGTGGCTCTACATCCAGAATCTGGGTAGGGAGCTGAGAAACACCTTGAAGGATGTGAC cGCCAGCTTTGCTCCTGCCTGTTTGTCTCATGAGATCATTACACGCAA TCACTGGACAGACATCCAGGTGAAGGGGACGTCGCTGCCCCGGGCCCTGCACTGCTGGGACCGGAGCCTGCACGAGAGCAACAGAAACGGGAAGGCCCCTCTGAAGGGCTGCCCCATCCACCTGATCGACAGCTGCCCGTGGCCTCACTGCAACCCCTCGTGCCCCACCATCAGGGACCAGTTCACAGGGCAGGAGATGAACGTGATCCAGTTCCTCATGCACATGGGTTTTGACGTTCAGAAGATGGCACAGCAGCAGGGCCTGGAGCCCAGCAAACTCCTGGGGATGCTCAGCAGTGGGAACTAG
- the MYADML2 gene encoding myeloid-associated differentiation marker-like protein 2, whose translation MMESTGGPYLNTAAVTSPVGIARLLQVTFGCTTFSLVAHQGGFSAAYGTFCMFVWTFCFAITVFIITCEFTHLHSCLSISWGNFTAAFAMLATLMTVTAAVIYPLYFVQLGCYPIGCEVRDFRIAASIFAGLLFFAYAAEVFLTRAKPGQVTSYMATISGLLKIVQAFVACIIFGALVNDSQYSKYVATQWCVAVYSFCFVVTVVVVAFSVTGKTALLWFPFERSVVVYTFGAVLLYVSAAVIWPVFCFDSKYGSPRRPGLCAKGKCPWDSQLVIAIFTYVNLLLYVVDLAYSQRIRFVSHL comes from the coding sequence ATGATGGAGAGCACGGGAGGGCCGTATCTGAACACCGCTGCCGTGACGTCTCCTGTGGGAATAGCTCGTTTGCTGCAGGTGACGTTTGGGTGCACCACGTTCAGCCTGGTGGCGCACCAGGGGGGGTTCAGTGCAGCATACGGCACTTTCTGCATGTTTGTCTGGACCTTCTGTTTCGCCATCACTGTCTTCATCATCACCTGCGAGTTTACGCACCTGCACAGCTGCCTGAGCATCTCCTGGGGGAACTTCACGGCCGCTTTTGCCATGCTCGCCACGCTCATGACCGTCACGGCCGCGGTGATCTACCCGCTCTACTTTGTCCAGCTCGGCTGTTACCCCATCGGCTGTGAGGTGAGAGACTTTCGCATCGCAGCCAGCATCTTCGCAGGCCTCCTGTTTTTCGCATACGCCGCCGAGGTGTTCTTAACCAGGGCAAAACCGGGGCAAGTCACCAGCTACATGGCCACCATCTCCGGGCTCCTGAAAATCGTGCAGGCCTTCGTGGCCTGCATCATCTTCGGGGCGCTGGTGAACGACAGCCAGTACAGCAAATACGTGGCGACGCAGTGGTGTGTGGCTGTCTACAGCTTTTGCTTTGTGGTGACCGTGGTGGTGGTGGCCTTCAGCGTCACAGGTAAGACCGCCTTGCTGTGGTTCCCCTTCGAGCGCTCTGTGGTCGTCTACACCTTCGGGGCCGTGCTGCTGTACGTGAGCGCAGCGGTCATCTGGCCGGTGTTCTGCTTCGACAGCAAGTATGGCTCCCCGCGGCGCCCCGGCCTCTGCGCCAAGGGCAAGTGCCCCTGGGACAGCCAGCTGGTGATCGCCATCTTCACCTACGTGAACCTGCTGCTCTACGTGGTGGACCTGGCGTACTCCCAGCGCATCCGCTTTGTCTCGCACCTCTGA
- the PYCR1 gene encoding pyrroline-5-carboxylate reductase 1, mitochondrial isoform X1: MSVGFIGAGQLAFALARGFTAAGVLAAHKITASSPDTDLPTVSGLRKMGVNFTVSNKDTVKSSDVLFLAVKPPIIPFILEEVGPDIEPRHIVVSCAAGVTISSIEKKLSTFCPTPKVIRCMTNTPVVVREGATVYATGTHADVEDGKLLEQLMASVGFCTEVEEDLIDAVTGLSGSGPAYAFTALDALADGGVKMGLPRRLAVRLGAQALLGAAKMLLESEQHPGQLKDNVCSPGGATIHALHFLESGGFRSLLINAVEASCIRTRELQHLADQEKISPAAIKKTLLDKVKLESPSLSVTSASKVSLFTSKSPSSKKN, encoded by the exons aTGAGCGTGGGGTTCATCGGCGCCGGGCAGCTCGCCTTCGCCCTGGCCAGGGGCTTCACGGCGGCAG GGGTCCTGGCCGCGCACAAGATCACGGCGAGCTCCCCGGACACCGACCTGCCCACCGTCAGCGGGCTGCGG AAAATGGGCGTGAACTTCACGGTGAGCAACAAGGACACGGTGAAGAGCAGCGATGTCCTCTTCCTGGCCGTGAAGCCCCCCATCATCCCCTTCATCCTCGAGGAAGTGGGCCCCGACATCGAGCCCCGCCACATCGTGGTCTCCTGCGCGGCCGGTGTCACCATCAGCTCCATCGAGAAG AAACTCTCTACCTTCTGCCCCACACCAAAAGTGATCAGGTGCATGACCAACACTCCTGTGGTTGTCCGGGAAGGTGCTACAGTCTATGCCACGGGGACTCATGCGGATGTGGAGGATGGGAAGCTCTTGGAACAACTGATGGCCAGCGTCGGCTTCTGCACCGAGGTGGAAGAGGACCTGATAGACGCTGTGACGGGGCTCAGTGGCAGTGGCCCTGCCTAT GCGTTCACTGCCCTGGATGCTCTGGCGGATGGGGGAGTGAAGATGGGACTTCCCCGCAGGCTGGCTGTTCGACTTGGAGCACAGGCTTTGCTG GGTGCTGCTAAAATGCTGCTAGAATCTGAGCAGCATCCTGGTCAGCTGAAGGACAACGTCTGCTCGCCTGGGGGAGCCACCATCCATGCCCTGCACTTCCTGGAGAGTGGTGGCTTTCGCTCACTCCTGATCAATGCTGTGGAGGCCTCCTGCATCCGGACAAG ggagctgcagcactTGGCAGACCAAGAGAAGATCTCCCCGGCAGCCATAAAGAAGACTTTGTTGGATAAGGTGAAGCTGGAGTCTCCTTCTCTGTCCGTGACCTCTGCCAGCAAAGTCAGTCTGTTCACCAGTAAGAGCCCCAGCAGCAAGAAGAACTGA
- the PYCR1 gene encoding pyrroline-5-carboxylate reductase 1, mitochondrial isoform X2, with protein MSVGFIGAGQLAFALARGFTAAGVLAAHKITASSPDTDLPTVSGLRKMGVNFTVSNKDTVKSSDVLFLAVKPPIIPFILEEVGPDIEPRHIVVSCAAGVTISSIEKKLSTFCPTPKVIRCMTNTPVVVREGATVYATGTHADVEDGKLLEQLMASVGFCTEVEEDLIDAVTGLSGSGPAYVRAASATRDSPGESGVQFIISLGQQQKSVTSQMSLKSVASVQCPRVRVAKRGPVVRMTQKLNFCHFCSTPELELVGGKPGVTPLR; from the exons aTGAGCGTGGGGTTCATCGGCGCCGGGCAGCTCGCCTTCGCCCTGGCCAGGGGCTTCACGGCGGCAG GGGTCCTGGCCGCGCACAAGATCACGGCGAGCTCCCCGGACACCGACCTGCCCACCGTCAGCGGGCTGCGG AAAATGGGCGTGAACTTCACGGTGAGCAACAAGGACACGGTGAAGAGCAGCGATGTCCTCTTCCTGGCCGTGAAGCCCCCCATCATCCCCTTCATCCTCGAGGAAGTGGGCCCCGACATCGAGCCCCGCCACATCGTGGTCTCCTGCGCGGCCGGTGTCACCATCAGCTCCATCGAGAAG AAACTCTCTACCTTCTGCCCCACACCAAAAGTGATCAGGTGCATGACCAACACTCCTGTGGTTGTCCGGGAAGGTGCTACAGTCTATGCCACGGGGACTCATGCGGATGTGGAGGATGGGAAGCTCTTGGAACAACTGATGGCCAGCGTCGGCTTCTGCACCGAGGTGGAAGAGGACCTGATAGACGCTGTGACGGGGCTCAGTGGCAGTGGCCCTGCCTATGTACGTGCTGCTTCTGCAACTCGGGACAGTCCTGGGGAGAGCG GTGTCCAGTTTATAATCAGTTTGGGTCAACAACAAAAGTCCGTTACCAGTCAGATGAGTCTGAAGTCCGTAGCCAGTGTGCAGTGTCCGCGTGTCCGTGTTGCAAAACGTGGGCCTGTAGTTCGTATGACCCAGAAGCTGAATTTCTGCCATTTCTGCTCCACTCCTGAGCTGGAATTAGTGGGAGGGAAGCCTGGCGTGACACCCCTGCGGTAA